A genomic region of Marinobacter sp. NP-4(2019) contains the following coding sequences:
- a CDS encoding DUF1302 domain-containing protein, with translation MTTTNTSRFNRTRLSLATAALSVMASAPALAINFDVYGIDASFSTTLTAGVGIRLEDQDPDLISQGNLGPEFAYSDTGASSNNFDDGNLNFEKGDPYSQILRGRSELFLDYSPDSDYLTRIGALVRGSYYYDFELKDNERAVDPVGQQRKLNPEAKDNAAGADLLDAYIFSDWYAGNTPVSVRYGRQVVSWGESTFILGGINATNPIDVPAFRAPGAELKDVLLPVEMLYTSVGLTPEINLEAYVQTEWEPFKIDDCGTFFSSADVAADGCGPVLLAGQVPDAQAFEEGFIAPRRGDKEPGDKDQFGAAVRWFVPALDSELGFYYIRYHSRLPYISGVVNNPESPTATQINDPNEPFTRFPSYFIDYPKGIDLYGISINTTLPTGTSLGAEYSFRPDMPIQWNTFELIYGGLQQRGPDGQVISKLEQRVQDDNPDFNYAGKAIDGYDNYDVSQVQATLIHFIDRVLGAGRFIIVAELGATYVHDLPDKSEARYGRSGIYGVGPVPLDGESFSGDFCSEGPGDETTRLNINPTNCRSDGFTTSFSWGYRALFALDYSNAFAGINLLPKLFVTHDVKGFAPDPGGNFNEGNKSVSLGLDANYQNKYSGSISYTNYFDGDYNVISDRDFISASISYSF, from the coding sequence ATGACAACAACAAATACTTCTAGATTTAACCGAACACGGCTATCGCTGGCGACAGCTGCACTGTCGGTCATGGCATCTGCACCGGCGCTTGCCATCAACTTCGATGTTTATGGGATCGATGCCTCTTTCAGCACAACACTGACCGCCGGCGTCGGTATCCGGCTGGAGGACCAGGATCCAGATCTGATCTCCCAGGGCAACCTGGGACCGGAATTCGCCTACAGCGATACCGGCGCCTCGTCCAACAACTTTGACGACGGCAACCTGAACTTCGAAAAAGGCGACCCGTACTCACAGATCCTGCGTGGCCGCTCCGAGCTGTTCCTCGACTACAGCCCCGACAGTGACTATCTCACCCGTATCGGCGCCCTGGTGCGTGGCAGCTACTACTACGATTTCGAGCTCAAGGACAATGAGCGTGCCGTAGACCCGGTAGGACAACAGCGCAAACTCAATCCGGAAGCAAAAGACAATGCCGCCGGCGCGGACCTGCTGGATGCCTACATCTTTTCCGACTGGTACGCTGGCAACACGCCGGTGTCAGTGCGTTACGGCCGACAGGTGGTGAGCTGGGGTGAGAGCACGTTTATCCTTGGCGGCATCAATGCCACCAACCCCATCGACGTGCCAGCGTTTCGTGCCCCCGGCGCGGAGCTGAAAGACGTACTGCTACCGGTCGAAATGCTGTATACCTCAGTCGGCCTCACGCCCGAGATCAACCTCGAAGCCTACGTCCAGACCGAGTGGGAACCGTTCAAGATTGACGACTGCGGCACTTTCTTCTCCTCTGCCGACGTAGCAGCCGACGGCTGTGGACCAGTACTGCTCGCAGGCCAGGTACCCGATGCCCAAGCGTTCGAGGAAGGCTTCATTGCACCTCGCCGCGGAGACAAAGAGCCCGGCGACAAGGACCAGTTTGGCGCTGCCGTCCGCTGGTTCGTGCCGGCCCTCGATTCCGAACTGGGTTTCTACTACATCCGCTACCATAGCCGTCTGCCTTACATCAGCGGCGTGGTCAACAACCCGGAAAGTCCGACAGCAACCCAGATCAATGATCCCAACGAACCGTTTACCCGGTTCCCGAGCTATTTCATTGATTACCCCAAGGGCATCGACCTGTACGGCATCAGCATCAATACCACCCTGCCGACCGGCACCTCCCTGGGCGCCGAGTACAGCTTCCGTCCGGATATGCCAATCCAGTGGAATACCTTTGAACTGATATACGGCGGCCTGCAACAGCGCGGCCCGGACGGTCAGGTCATCAGCAAGCTGGAGCAGCGTGTCCAGGACGACAACCCCGACTTCAATTACGCCGGCAAGGCAATTGATGGTTATGACAACTACGACGTGTCCCAGGTCCAGGCCACGCTGATTCACTTCATCGACCGGGTACTCGGTGCAGGACGATTCATCATCGTAGCCGAGCTTGGCGCCACCTACGTACATGATCTGCCAGACAAGAGCGAAGCCCGCTATGGCCGGTCCGGCATTTACGGGGTAGGTCCGGTACCGTTGGATGGCGAATCCTTTTCCGGCGACTTCTGTAGTGAAGGCCCGGGTGACGAGACAACCAGGCTGAACATCAACCCCACCAACTGTAGATCGGACGGTTTCACCACCTCTTTCTCCTGGGGCTATCGCGCACTGTTCGCGCTGGATTATTCCAACGCCTTTGCCGGCATCAACCTGTTGCCAAAGCTGTTCGTCACCCACGACGTCAAGGGCTTTGCCCCGGACCCGGGCGGTAACTTCAATGAAGGCAACAAGTCGGTCAGTCTCGGCCTGGACGCCAACTACCAGAACAAATACTCCGGCTCGATCAGTTACACGAACTATTTCGATGGTGACTACAACGTCATTTCAGACCGGGATTTCATCTCAGCCAGTATTTCCTACTCATTCTGA
- a CDS encoding efflux RND transporter periplasmic adaptor subunit has protein sequence MRYPGRLFVALLLIVPAPAVTQPAFERVEQRSFHETLYLDGVIEAVQQSTVSAQTSGTVQRLPFDVDDSVAAGDLIVQLEDSEQRSRLRQAQAGLEEAEAALSDASQRFERIEAVHERGLVSRQEFDQARNNLAAARARVDRAKGAVSEAQEQLSYTRVVAPYGGILTERHVEVGESVNPGQPLLSGLSLEQLRVVVDLPQKYAELARTERQATVTLADGRVLETGEMTFYPYADPQTHTFRLRMRLSEPNGSLFPGMLVKVGVPVAWREALWIPASSLIQRSELRAVFVLDDQDRPRLRQVRTGVRDNGQLEILAGLSEGERVVTNPSELVGSDRLNLIEEAGQESNP, from the coding sequence ATGCGCTATCCTGGTCGCCTTTTTGTCGCTCTGTTACTCATAGTGCCTGCGCCGGCAGTCACACAACCTGCGTTTGAAAGGGTCGAGCAACGTTCGTTCCATGAAACCCTTTATCTCGATGGTGTTATCGAAGCCGTTCAGCAGAGCACAGTTTCTGCCCAGACCAGCGGCACAGTGCAAAGACTGCCATTCGACGTTGACGACTCCGTTGCCGCCGGCGACCTGATTGTCCAGTTGGAGGACAGTGAGCAACGCTCCCGATTGCGCCAGGCCCAGGCCGGGCTGGAAGAGGCTGAGGCGGCTTTGTCGGATGCAAGTCAACGGTTTGAACGCATTGAAGCGGTTCACGAGCGGGGGCTGGTTTCCCGTCAGGAGTTCGATCAGGCCCGTAACAACCTCGCCGCTGCCCGCGCAAGGGTGGATCGAGCCAAAGGTGCGGTTTCCGAGGCACAGGAGCAGCTGTCCTATACTCGCGTGGTGGCGCCCTACGGAGGCATCCTCACTGAGCGCCATGTGGAGGTGGGGGAGTCCGTGAATCCCGGCCAGCCCCTGCTCAGCGGGCTTTCCCTGGAGCAGCTTCGGGTCGTGGTTGACCTGCCACAGAAATACGCGGAACTGGCGCGCACCGAGCGCCAGGCAACGGTCACTCTTGCCGATGGCAGGGTGCTGGAAACGGGTGAGATGACCTTCTATCCCTATGCCGATCCGCAAACCCACACCTTCCGCCTGCGGATGCGCCTCAGCGAACCCAATGGCTCGCTGTTTCCTGGCATGCTGGTCAAAGTCGGTGTGCCCGTTGCCTGGCGCGAGGCGCTGTGGATTCCGGCCAGCAGTCTAATTCAGCGCAGTGAGCTTAGGGCGGTGTTTGTGCTTGATGATCAGGACCGGCCGCGGCTTCGTCAGGTGCGCACCGGCGTCAGGGACAATGGCCAGCTTGAGATCCTCGCCGGCCTCAGTGAAGGTGAACGGGTGGTCACCAATCCTTCCGAACTGGTAGGCAGTGATCGACTGAATCTGATTGAAGAAGCGGGTCAGGAGTCGAACCCGTGA
- a CDS encoding efflux RND transporter permease subunit: MSRDLPPVGPSGAIARVFQDNHLTPLLAILAIILGVLAVVVTPKEEEPQIDVTMADIMVAFPGASTREVESAIATPAEQVMSEIQGVEHVYSVSRQGRAVITVQFEVGVPRQEALVRLYNQVYSNQDWLPANLGASQPVIKPKGIDDVPVMTLPLYDPVNGHTGEELTRLAHMLEVALKRVPGTRDVYTTGGIPDRVDIRFDPALLAGFNLTIDDIRNALAAANASSQEARITRDNVSIPVQAGTLLETVGDVRRLVVGMHNGSAVYLEDVAEVSRGGTVADRSVMTGFGPAHESGMAGQPGEVYPAVTLAIAKKPGENAINITMAIEERLDQLRNRALPESVEVLVTRDYGVTASQKARKLITDLISATLCVVLLVLAAMGWRQALIVGLAVLITLLLTLVFSWAWGFTLNRVSLFALIFSIGILVDDGIVITENINRRIQNSRHAVKDIIPVAVDEVGTPTIMASLTIMAALIPMAFVSGLMGPYMSPIPINASAGMVLSQIVAFVVAPWLAFRLLRHKKGELAAEADEASNSAEGVSPHSLRIFRTVLGPFLGEHSWRRRLLALAVVGLTIAATSLPVFKAVILKMLPFDNKSELQVVVDMPERTPMEQTQRVLMEMGSYLETQEEVANWQTYAGTASPINFNGLVRQYYLRGDPYHGDIQINLTHEENRERQSHDIAQSLREPLTAIGARYGASVKIVEVPPGPPVLSPLVAEIYAVDESRRAGLARQVAEGMTEVDGLVDIDTTLEAPTRQWEVVVDRDRAARLGVSQAQVVGSLQTVLGATNVSFLHDDHAKYPVPIRVILGEGDKAQPSVLLSLNVRSRDGYLVPLASIAEVVEADWMGAIYHKDLLPVTYVTADMAGEIDSPLYGMFAMVERLNRQEGAPEQYFIDQPPLPEKGTLKWDGEWQITYETFRDMGAAYSVGVFMIFVLLVAQFRSYILPLVIMAPIPLTLTGIMPGHALLGREFTATSMIGMIALAGIIVRNSILLVVFIRQLIDEGVELDEAVVLAGAVRIKPIALTAISAMVGAYFILNDPIFNGLAISLIFGLAMSTLLTVLVVPLLYYTLARCRWV; encoded by the coding sequence GTGAGCCGTGATTTGCCGCCCGTTGGCCCGTCCGGAGCCATTGCCCGGGTTTTCCAGGACAATCACCTCACGCCATTGCTTGCCATTCTGGCGATCATTCTGGGCGTGCTGGCCGTGGTGGTCACCCCGAAAGAGGAAGAGCCCCAGATTGACGTCACCATGGCCGATATTATGGTGGCATTTCCCGGTGCCAGCACCCGCGAGGTGGAAAGCGCCATAGCCACGCCTGCTGAACAGGTGATGAGCGAGATCCAGGGTGTGGAGCACGTCTACTCGGTGTCTCGTCAGGGCCGGGCGGTGATCACGGTGCAGTTTGAGGTGGGCGTACCTCGTCAGGAAGCACTGGTCCGGCTCTATAACCAGGTGTATTCGAATCAGGACTGGTTGCCAGCCAATCTGGGTGCCAGCCAACCGGTGATCAAGCCCAAGGGGATTGATGATGTTCCGGTGATGACGCTGCCCCTTTACGATCCGGTGAACGGCCACACGGGCGAGGAACTGACCCGCCTGGCGCATATGCTGGAAGTGGCCCTGAAGCGGGTTCCGGGTACCCGGGATGTCTACACCACCGGTGGCATTCCTGATCGTGTCGACATCCGTTTTGATCCTGCGTTGCTGGCTGGTTTTAACCTGACCATTGACGACATCCGTAATGCCCTGGCTGCGGCCAACGCCAGTAGCCAGGAGGCCCGTATTACCCGCGACAACGTGTCGATTCCGGTTCAGGCCGGAACGCTTCTGGAAACGGTAGGTGATGTCCGGCGCCTGGTGGTGGGCATGCACAATGGCTCTGCGGTTTACCTGGAGGATGTGGCGGAAGTCAGCCGGGGTGGCACTGTAGCGGATCGGAGTGTGATGACTGGATTCGGGCCTGCACATGAGAGTGGCATGGCTGGCCAGCCTGGGGAGGTTTATCCGGCCGTTACCCTGGCCATCGCCAAGAAGCCGGGCGAAAACGCCATCAATATCACCATGGCCATTGAGGAGCGCCTGGATCAGTTGCGAAATCGGGCACTGCCTGAGTCGGTGGAAGTGTTGGTCACCCGGGACTATGGTGTAACCGCCTCCCAGAAAGCTCGCAAACTGATCACGGACCTGATTTCCGCCACACTGTGTGTGGTGCTGCTGGTATTGGCAGCCATGGGGTGGCGCCAGGCCCTGATTGTGGGCCTGGCCGTTCTGATCACCCTGTTGCTGACCCTGGTGTTTTCCTGGGCCTGGGGTTTTACCCTCAACCGGGTCTCGCTGTTCGCGCTGATTTTCTCCATCGGCATACTGGTGGACGATGGCATCGTGATCACCGAAAACATTAACCGCCGGATCCAGAATTCCCGTCACGCGGTGAAGGACATCATCCCGGTGGCGGTGGATGAGGTGGGCACACCCACCATTATGGCCAGCCTCACGATCATGGCGGCGCTGATCCCGATGGCCTTTGTCAGTGGTCTTATGGGCCCTTACATGAGTCCCATTCCAATCAATGCTTCGGCAGGTATGGTGCTGTCCCAGATTGTTGCTTTTGTGGTAGCACCCTGGCTGGCCTTCCGTCTGCTCAGACACAAAAAAGGTGAGCTGGCTGCGGAAGCCGATGAGGCTTCCAATTCAGCCGAAGGTGTCAGTCCCCACTCCCTGCGAATTTTCCGGACGGTGCTTGGGCCGTTTCTCGGCGAGCATTCCTGGCGCCGTCGTTTGCTTGCACTCGCGGTGGTTGGTCTGACGATCGCGGCTACATCGTTGCCGGTGTTTAAGGCGGTGATTCTGAAAATGCTGCCGTTCGACAACAAATCCGAGTTGCAGGTGGTGGTGGATATGCCTGAGCGCACGCCGATGGAGCAGACCCAACGGGTGTTGATGGAAATGGGTAGCTACCTTGAAACGCAAGAGGAAGTGGCTAACTGGCAGACCTATGCCGGCACCGCCTCGCCGATCAACTTTAACGGCCTGGTGCGGCAGTATTACCTGCGTGGAGATCCCTATCATGGAGATATTCAGATTAACCTCACTCACGAGGAAAACCGGGAGCGACAGTCCCATGATATTGCCCAGTCCCTGCGGGAGCCGCTGACGGCCATTGGTGCCAGGTATGGTGCCAGCGTGAAGATCGTGGAAGTACCTCCCGGCCCTCCGGTGTTGTCGCCGCTGGTGGCCGAGATCTACGCCGTGGATGAATCGCGCCGGGCGGGGCTGGCCCGACAAGTGGCGGAGGGCATGACCGAAGTAGACGGTCTGGTGGATATCGACACCACCCTGGAAGCGCCCACTCGGCAGTGGGAAGTGGTGGTGGACCGGGACCGCGCGGCACGGCTTGGGGTCTCCCAGGCCCAGGTCGTCGGGTCCTTGCAGACGGTTCTTGGCGCAACCAACGTCAGTTTTCTGCACGATGATCACGCCAAGTATCCGGTTCCCATCCGGGTGATTCTGGGCGAAGGCGACAAGGCCCAGCCATCGGTACTGTTATCACTGAATGTGCGCAGCCGCGACGGATATCTGGTCCCGTTGGCAAGCATTGCCGAGGTCGTGGAGGCGGATTGGATGGGGGCTATTTACCATAAGGATCTTCTCCCGGTGACCTACGTGACAGCGGACATGGCGGGCGAGATTGATTCACCGCTGTACGGCATGTTTGCCATGGTGGAGCGCCTGAACCGGCAGGAAGGCGCGCCGGAGCAGTACTTTATCGATCAGCCCCCGTTGCCGGAAAAGGGCACCCTGAAATGGGATGGCGAATGGCAGATTACCTACGAGACGTTCCGGGACATGGGCGCCGCCTACAGTGTCGGCGTATTCATGATTTTCGTGTTGCTGGTGGCCCAGTTCCGGTCTTACATTCTGCCCCTGGTGATCATGGCGCCCATTCCTCTGACGCTTACCGGAATCATGCCGGGCCATGCCCTACTTGGGCGTGAATTCACCGCAACCAGCATGATTGGCATGATTGCCCTGGCCGGCATCATCGTGCGCAATTCGATCCTCCTGGTGGTGTTTATCCGGCAATTGATTGATGAGGGGGTGGAATTGGACGAGGCGGTGGTTCTGGCCGGAGCGGTACGTATCAAGCCCATTGCCCTGACGGCCATCTCGGCGATGGTAGGCGCTTACTTTATCCTGAACGATCCGATTTTCAACGGCCTGGCGATATCGCTGATTTTTGGTCTGGCCATGTCCACTTTGCTGACCGTTCTGGTCGTGCCTTTGCTGTACTACACTCTGGCACGTTGCAGGTGGGTCTAG
- a CDS encoding potassium channel family protein: MEATENIDLLNATLINVFIVVVVVVIHNEVLIRLSSLLSRMRQSYHFRLIAGVLGILAAHTFQVWIFATAFYFMHHADTWGELAGNFSGSLLDCVYFSFTTFTTLGYGDIEALGILRFLTGIESLTGLVLITWSASFLFVEMQRYWPAR; the protein is encoded by the coding sequence TTGGAAGCAACTGAGAACATCGATCTCCTCAATGCGACCCTTATCAACGTATTCATTGTTGTCGTGGTGGTTGTCATTCACAACGAGGTTCTGATCCGTCTCAGCAGCCTGCTCTCGAGGATGCGCCAAAGCTATCACTTCCGCCTGATTGCCGGCGTGCTGGGTATTCTCGCTGCCCACACGTTTCAGGTCTGGATTTTCGCGACGGCCTTCTATTTCATGCACCATGCCGATACCTGGGGTGAGCTGGCTGGCAATTTCAGTGGCAGCCTGCTGGATTGTGTCTACTTCTCATTCACAACCTTCACCACGCTTGGCTATGGCGACATCGAGGCCCTGGGTATCCTACGCTTCCTGACGGGAATCGAGTCACTGACTGGTCTCGTACTGATCACCTGGAGCGCCTCCTTCCTGTTTGTCGAAATGCAGCGCTACTGGCCCGCCCGCTAG
- a CDS encoding efflux RND transporter periplasmic adaptor subunit: protein MSKRLIPVLIIAVGIAGFLLLKLTRPEPAEVSATERSWRVQVQRIEPGTHTPVLPLYGEVVAPEQLTVTATLAGRIGERPVTEGQRVNEGDLLVALDDADIRTVLAQAEAQVVDLEAQIRSEQVRYRNDQVALGSERAILDNARRQLERTRSLVNRNLASREALETATDAAARAELTVNTRQRAIEEHPARLQSLEAKLAQASANLDSTRRDAGRARMVAPFDGIVTGIQVARGDQVSRNEPLLSLYPVDGLELRARVPEVFRAELLDALDRGETLRAASTDGKHRFRLTRFAGTSDPSGTEVILELEGEPGGLRPGGLLQVTLERAARDTSVAIPFSALYGADSVYLMTPDSRMQRVKVDRIGEARGRNGERQLLVSGEALVSGAYLITTHLPNAVTGLKVDVADAGAIEQ from the coding sequence ATGTCCAAACGACTCATTCCTGTATTGATTATTGCTGTCGGTATCGCCGGCTTCCTGTTGCTTAAGCTGACCCGCCCGGAGCCTGCGGAGGTCAGCGCCACGGAACGTAGCTGGCGTGTTCAGGTACAGCGGATTGAACCCGGCACCCATACACCGGTGTTGCCCCTGTATGGCGAAGTTGTGGCGCCGGAGCAGCTGACGGTTACTGCGACGCTGGCCGGCCGAATCGGAGAGCGGCCGGTGACCGAAGGGCAGCGGGTGAATGAGGGCGATCTTCTGGTGGCTCTCGATGACGCTGATATTCGCACGGTGCTGGCCCAGGCCGAGGCTCAGGTGGTGGATCTGGAGGCGCAGATTCGTTCGGAGCAGGTACGCTACCGGAACGATCAGGTAGCACTGGGAAGTGAGCGGGCCATTCTTGATAATGCCCGCCGGCAGTTGGAGCGAACACGGTCACTGGTCAACCGCAACCTTGCGTCCCGCGAGGCGCTGGAAACCGCCACCGATGCCGCTGCCCGGGCGGAGCTGACGGTGAACACCCGGCAACGGGCGATCGAGGAGCATCCGGCCCGCTTGCAGAGCCTTGAGGCAAAGCTGGCCCAGGCCTCTGCTAACCTCGACAGCACCCGACGGGATGCCGGGCGTGCCCGGATGGTTGCCCCCTTCGACGGCATCGTGACCGGCATTCAGGTGGCCCGTGGTGATCAGGTCAGCCGGAACGAACCCCTGTTGTCGCTGTATCCCGTTGATGGCCTTGAACTCAGGGCGCGGGTGCCGGAGGTATTTCGGGCCGAACTGCTGGATGCTCTGGACCGTGGCGAGACCTTGAGGGCTGCCAGTACCGACGGCAAGCATCGGTTCCGGCTGACCCGTTTTGCCGGTACCAGCGATCCGTCCGGCACCGAAGTCATTCTGGAACTTGAGGGAGAACCGGGGGGGCTCCGGCCGGGTGGGCTGCTGCAGGTGACCCTGGAGCGGGCTGCCCGGGACACGTCCGTTGCGATTCCATTCAGCGCGCTTTACGGCGCTGATAGCGTCTACCTGATGACGCCTGACAGCCGGATGCAACGAGTGAAGGTCGATCGGATTGGTGAAGCCCGGGGCCGCAATGGTGAGCGCCAGTTGCTGGTGTCCGGTGAAGCGCTTGTTTCCGGCGCTTACCTGATCACCACACACCTGCCTAATGCGGTTACTGGCCTCAAGGTGGATGTGGCGGATGCCGGAGCAATCGAGCAATGA
- a CDS encoding ABC transporter ATP-binding protein has translation MVASLLSARGLNKQFHSGNQPVSVLSNLSLSLEQGESLALTGRSGSGKSTLISILCGLEQPDSGRLTVLGEAFDGDAGRQTEARWASLRRQQIGVVFQEANLMPALSLLDNVRLRVRLAGQDEDGCRDWLERLGIGELAARYPDQVSGGQRQRAALAMVFAMKPALILADEPTGSLDRHTAEDVTGQLFDLQARYGCGLILATHDIELATRCNHHLDLGHQPEA, from the coding sequence ATGGTGGCATCTTTGCTTTCGGCCCGAGGCCTGAACAAACAGTTCCACAGCGGCAATCAACCGGTGTCGGTGCTCAGCAACCTTTCCCTGTCTCTGGAACAGGGTGAATCACTGGCGCTGACGGGCCGTTCCGGTTCCGGCAAAAGCACGCTGATCAGCATTCTGTGCGGCCTGGAACAACCGGATTCAGGCCGGTTGACGGTGTTGGGTGAAGCCTTTGATGGTGACGCTGGCCGTCAGACCGAAGCCCGCTGGGCGAGCCTGCGCCGGCAGCAGATCGGCGTGGTCTTCCAGGAAGCGAACCTGATGCCCGCCCTGTCGCTGCTGGACAACGTCCGCCTGCGGGTCCGGCTGGCGGGGCAGGATGAGGATGGCTGCAGGGACTGGCTCGAGCGCCTGGGTATCGGTGAACTTGCCGCCCGCTATCCGGATCAGGTGTCCGGCGGCCAACGCCAGCGCGCCGCTCTGGCCATGGTGTTTGCCATGAAGCCTGCGCTGATCCTCGCGGATGAGCCGACCGGTAGTCTCGATCGTCACACTGCTGAAGACGTCACCGGGCAGCTCTTTGATCTTCAGGCCCGTTATGGCTGCGGTCTGATCCTGGCCACCCACGACATCGAACTGGCCACCCGATGCAATCACCACCTGGACCTCGGGCACCAGCCCGAAGCCTGA
- a CDS encoding ABC transporter permease, with translation MTVATALFSHYRRHPLQLLALALMIVLATTLWTGVTHLTERARASFVQSEQAIAGQQQLVRKDGREVSVQDFAYLRRQGLCVMPWLEVQRPPPEGRVIGVDPFASACFGNDAPGQAREDALNGEPFLDIAEAADMVERGSPGELSLLVPVNVAAGDLPPGYSVNEFSLGPTTGELGESFLLNLDALGVLVLLITVLLVRSVYQLGVVQRRESFALLRRFGVPATRVQALLLAEMIGLAFICVLPGIWLGRWLAGLLGGGFGQVLENLFDAPLYAVDDGGFTMPALVMGAVVLLACFTDKRVLKRLPGVTGSVAVSWFGVPVLGLGLAVVAWPFNLAWLFVGVALVFVAVGLLTPRLLSGVAQWGVEGADAIGRWQRRELAVLFRRLALPVVALQFAVAMVLAIQALVTTFEDTFERWLAQRLQAGFYVEVPTQAAAEDGVRYLESLSGVGDWHLVRRGTTEVVRETTGDRGLSSVPADVFSISPIGPLVMGWTLLDAAPDAWEKLAAGQGVMVNEQLARRQGYGPADPIRFTLGEQTLELPVVGVYADYGRPEGEILVAGQILPETFTARFQSLSLNPGRLTMAEIEQGLAAVWNNDHLTVRDNASIRSLASGVFDQTFLITRAITVLTLVLAGTSLLIMGWVFFTTRAWYYRLLFIWGLSSREVAGQLRWLALSLTGAVAVAALPLGLWLTWVLVSRINPLAFGWSLPMTVYPGFWLEMLVLCLMIGLAIALLMRRQLGAGVPAPAMANVTGGGER, from the coding sequence ATGACTGTTGCCACCGCCCTGTTCAGCCATTATCGCCGACACCCGCTGCAGCTGCTGGCGCTGGCGTTGATGATTGTGCTGGCCACCACCTTGTGGACCGGTGTCACTCATCTTACCGAGCGCGCACGAGCCAGTTTCGTCCAGAGTGAGCAGGCCATAGCCGGCCAGCAACAGCTGGTGCGGAAGGATGGGCGGGAGGTATCCGTACAGGATTTTGCCTATCTGCGGCGTCAGGGGCTCTGTGTGATGCCCTGGCTGGAGGTTCAGCGGCCACCGCCGGAAGGTCGTGTAATTGGTGTGGACCCGTTCGCCAGCGCCTGCTTCGGGAACGATGCGCCCGGCCAGGCCCGGGAGGATGCGCTGAACGGGGAGCCTTTCCTGGATATTGCTGAGGCGGCGGACATGGTTGAGCGGGGAAGCCCGGGCGAACTGTCGCTTCTGGTGCCGGTCAACGTCGCTGCCGGAGATCTTCCTCCTGGCTACAGTGTGAACGAGTTTTCCCTCGGACCGACCACGGGTGAACTCGGGGAGAGCTTCCTGTTGAATCTGGATGCCCTGGGGGTGCTGGTGCTGCTGATTACTGTGCTTCTGGTGCGTAGTGTGTATCAGTTGGGGGTGGTGCAACGCCGCGAGAGTTTCGCGTTGTTGCGTCGTTTTGGTGTGCCCGCCACCCGGGTTCAGGCCCTGTTGCTGGCCGAGATGATCGGGCTGGCGTTTATCTGTGTGCTCCCTGGAATCTGGCTGGGGCGGTGGCTGGCGGGGTTGTTGGGTGGTGGTTTTGGTCAGGTCCTGGAAAACCTGTTCGATGCGCCCCTGTACGCGGTGGATGATGGTGGCTTTACGATGCCCGCGCTGGTGATGGGGGCCGTAGTCTTGTTGGCCTGCTTTACCGATAAGCGAGTGTTGAAACGGCTGCCCGGGGTGACGGGAAGCGTAGCGGTCTCGTGGTTCGGTGTGCCTGTTCTTGGGCTGGGCCTGGCCGTGGTAGCCTGGCCGTTTAATCTTGCCTGGCTGTTTGTGGGTGTTGCCCTGGTGTTCGTGGCCGTGGGGCTGCTGACGCCACGACTTCTCTCAGGTGTCGCGCAATGGGGGGTCGAGGGTGCGGACGCCATAGGACGATGGCAGCGACGGGAACTGGCGGTGTTGTTCCGCCGTCTGGCTCTGCCGGTGGTGGCGCTGCAATTTGCGGTTGCCATGGTGCTGGCGATTCAGGCACTGGTGACGACTTTCGAGGACACCTTCGAGCGTTGGCTGGCCCAGCGTCTGCAAGCGGGGTTCTATGTGGAGGTGCCCACGCAAGCTGCGGCGGAGGATGGGGTTCGCTACCTTGAAAGCCTGTCAGGGGTGGGGGACTGGCATCTCGTTCGGCGTGGTACCACAGAGGTGGTGCGGGAAACGACGGGTGACCGCGGCCTCTCGTCAGTGCCAGCGGACGTGTTCTCTATTTCTCCGATTGGACCGTTGGTTATGGGCTGGACCTTGCTCGATGCGGCGCCGGATGCCTGGGAAAAGCTGGCAGCCGGTCAGGGAGTAATGGTGAATGAACAGCTGGCGCGACGTCAGGGGTATGGGCCCGCTGATCCAATCAGATTCACCCTCGGCGAGCAAACCCTGGAACTCCCGGTGGTTGGTGTGTATGCGGATTATGGTAGACCTGAGGGGGAGATCCTGGTTGCCGGTCAGATCCTGCCGGAGACATTCACCGCCCGCTTTCAAAGTCTTTCCCTGAACCCGGGCAGGCTGACCATGGCGGAGATCGAGCAGGGCCTGGCGGCCGTCTGGAACAACGATCATCTCACGGTCCGGGATAACGCCAGTATCCGGTCCCTGGCCTCTGGGGTATTTGACCAGACCTTCCTGATTACCCGTGCCATTACCGTGCTGACGTTGGTGCTGGCGGGAACGTCGTTGCTGATCATGGGATGGGTGTTCTTCACCACCCGGGCCTGGTACTACCGCTTGTTGTTTATTTGGGGGCTCTCCAGTAGAGAAGTGGCTGGCCAGCTCCGGTGGCTGGCCCTGTCGCTGACCGGCGCGGTTGCTGTGGCGGCCCTGCCATTGGGCCTATGGCTGACGTGGGTGTTGGTCAGCCGCATCAATCCACTGGCGTTTGGCTGGTCCCTGCCCATGACCGTGTATCCGGGATTCTGGCTGGAAATGTTGGTGCTGTGCCTGATGATTGGCCTGGCGATCGCGCTATTGATGCGCAGACAACTCGGGGCCGGGGTTCCTGCTCCAGCCATGGCCAACGTCACTGGTGGAGGTGAGCGATGA